A window of the Cucurbita pepo subsp. pepo cultivar mu-cu-16 chromosome LG01, ASM280686v2, whole genome shotgun sequence genome harbors these coding sequences:
- the LOC111797645 gene encoding PRA1 family protein B3-like yields the protein MASPPTLPISSAGAPSQPPIATPAFRAFLSRLTSSVRQGFSHRRPWTELVDRSSMARPDNLSEAYSRIRKNFSYFRVNYITLFALVLAFSLLSHPFSLLTLLSLLAAWSFLYIFRPSDQPLVIRGRTFSDFETLVGLGVLTVIVVFLTSVGSLLISASLIGFAIVCIHGAFRVPEDLFLDDQEPVNGGFLSFLGNAASAASAAGPAIAARV from the coding sequence ATGGCTTCTCCACCGACACTTCCGATTTCCTCCGCCGGAGCTCCTTCGCAGCCACCTATCGCCACCCCTGCCTTCCGCGCTTTTCTCTCCCGTTTAACCTCCTCCGTCCGCCAAGGCTTTTCCCACCGTCGCCCATGGACGGAGCTTGTCGATCGGAGTTCAATGGCTCGTCCCGATAACCTTTCCGAAGCCTATTCCCGGATCCGCAAGAACTTCTCATACTTCCGTGTCAATTACATTACCCTCTTTGCCTTGGTTCTAGCCTTTTCTCTCCTTTCCCACCCGTTTTCTCTCTTGActcttctttcactcctcgCGGCTTGGAGCTTTCTCTACATTTTCCGTCCTTCCGACCAGCCGTTGGTTATTCGCGGCCGTACTTTCTCCGATTTCGAAACGTTGGTCGGGTTGGGGGTTCTGACTGTGATTGTGGTTTTCCTCACTAGTGTTGGATCGCTCCTGATATCGGCTTCGTTGATTGGATTTGCAATTGTCTGCATTCACGGTGCGTTTAGGGTTCCAGAGGATCTCTTCCTTGACGACCAAGAGCCTGTTAATGGAGGATTCCTGTCATTTCTCGGTAACGCCGCCTCCGCTGCTTCAGCCGCAGGTCCTGCAATTGCAGCGCGTGTATAG
- the LOC111797656 gene encoding probable leucine-rich repeat receptor-like protein kinase IMK3, with amino-acid sequence MDEIQTPCDSNSCSRHPLPDFHVLFTQAAADGFCSSGKEQEKWKILRKNPNGFRFGLGLFFLLLNLVTIRPALSQDWDGVVVTQADFQSLQAFKQELDDPKGFLKSWNDSGFGACSGGWVGIKCAKGQVIVIQLPWKGLGGRITDKIGQLQALRKLSLHDNFIGGSIPSSLGLLPNLRGVQLFNNRFSGSIPASLGLCPLLQTLHVSNNLLTGAIPPTLANSTKLYWLNLSFNSFSGSIPMSLTRSVSLTYLDLQHNNLSGSIPDSWGGDATDRNRVFQLKSMALDGNLLSGIIPASLSKLSELQVVSLGHNRLNGGIPEEISRLSLLKTLDVSNNFLNGSMPQSFDSLRNLSVLNLSRNRFNGQIPANLGNISTLKQLDLSQNNLSGEIPASLAELEGLQSLNVSYNNLSGSVPSALAEKFSASSFVGNIQLCGFSGSTPCPSPVPSLEAPAPPPESSVSRHRKLSTKDIILIVAGALLLVLVIVFFVLLCCLIRKRAASKEKGGEAAAAAAAGAARPKKDVPPTSSEVEVGGGDAGGKLVHFDGKTVFTADDLLCATAEIMGKSTYGTVYKATLEDGNQVAVKRLREKITKSQKEFEAEVNILGKVRHPNLLALRAYYLGPKGEKLLVFDYMPNGSLAAFLHARGPDTSIDWPTRMKIAQGMTRGLCHLHAHENSIHGNLTSSNILLDEYINAKIADFGLSRLMTAAASSNVIATAGALGYRAPELSKLKKANTKTDIYSLGVIILELLTGKSPGEAMNGVDLPQWVASIVKEEWTNEVFDLELMRDASSIGDELLNTLKLALHCVDPSPSARPEVQQVLQQLEEIRPETTPSSGDDGAGGGGGGGGGGPPSTSE; translated from the exons ATGGATGAAATCCAAACCCCATGTGATTCCAACTCTTGTTCGAGACACCCACTTCCGGattttcatgttttgtttACTCAGGCCGCTGCTGATGGGTTCTGTTCTTCAGGAAAGGAGcaggaaaaatggaagattctGAGAAAAAACCCTAATGGGTTTCGTTTTGGATTgggtttgttctttttgttgcTTAATTTGGTCACCATTCGACCTGCTTTGAGCCAAGATTGGGATGGTGTGGTTGTCACACAGGCTGATTTCCAATCCCTTCAGGCGTTTAAGCAGGAGCTTGATGATCCTAAAGGGTTCTTGAAAAGTTGGAACGATAGTGGATTTGGGGCTTGTTCTGGTGGTTGGGTTGGGATTAAATGTGCTAAGGGACAGGTTATTGTTATTCAGCTTCCATGGAAGGGCTTGGGAGGTAGAATCACTGATAAGATCGGCCAACTTCAGGCCCTTAGGAAGCTCAGCTTACATGACAACTTCATTGGTGGATCAATCCCTTCTTCATTAGGacttcttccaaatcttcgAGGCGTTCAGTTGTTCAACAATCGATTTTCGGGTTCCATTCCGGCATCATTGGGGCTTTGTCCTCTGCTTCAAACTCTTCATGTCAGTAACAATTTGCTCACCGGAGCTATCCCACCTACGTTGGCTAATTCCACCAAGCTTTATTGGCTTAACTTGAGCTTTAACTCGTTTTCGGGTTCGATCCCGATGAGTCTAACTCGATCGGTGTCGCTTACTTATCTTGATCTTCAACACAACAATCTCTCAGGCAGCATCCCCGACTCTTGGGGCGGCGACGCCACTGATCGAAACCGGGTGTTTCAGCTCAAGTCGATGGCTCTTGATGGCAATCTCCTCTCAGGTATCATACCAGCTTCCTTAAGCAAGTTAAGTGAGCTTCAAGTGGTTTCTCTTGGCCATAATAGATTGAATGGTGGGATTCCAGAAGAAATTAGTAGGCTTTCTCTGCTCAAAACTCTGGATGTTTCTAACAATTTCCTTAATGGAAGTATGCCTCAAAGTTTTGATAGTTTGAGAAATCTCTCTGTTCTTAACTTGAGTAGAAACAGGTTCAATGGTCAAATTCCTGCAAATTTAGGGAACATTTCAACACTTAAACAACTTGATTTATCTCAGAACAATCTAAGTGGAGAAATACCAGCTTCTCTTGCTGAATTGGAAGGTCTTCAATCCTTAAATGTCTCGTACAACAACCTTTCGGGTTCTGTTCCTTCGGCTCTCGCCGAAAAATTTAGTGCAAGTTCCTTTGTTGGGAACATCCAGCTCTGTGGGTTCAGTGGTTCGACTCCGTGCCCGTCCCCTGTTCCTTCTCTAGAAGCTCCAGCTCCTCCACCAGAAAGTTCGGTGTCTCGACATCGGAAGTTAAGTACTAAAGATATAATACTCATAGTAGCAGGAGCTCTTCTTCTAGTATTGGTTATAGTATTCTTTGTACTGCTGTGCTGCTTGATTAGGAAGAGGGctgcttcaaaagaaaagggtggTGAGGCGGCAGCTGCAGCAGCAGCCGGGGCTGCGAGGCCGAAGAAGGACGTCCCTCCGACTAGCAGTGAAGTTGAAGTGGGAGGAGGGGATGCCGGTGGGAAGCTCGTCCATTTCGACGGGAAAACGGTGTTCACAGCAGATGATCTATTGTGTGCAACAGCAGAAATAATGGGAAAGAGTACTTATGGGACTGTTTACAAGGCCACATTGGAGGATGGAAACCAAGTTGCAGTGAAGAGATTGAGAGAGAAGATCACCAAGAGCCAGAAAGAATTTGAAGCAGAGGTCAACATTCTTGGCAAGGTCAGGCATCCAAATCTTCTAGCTTTAAGAGCTTATTACTTGGGACCCAAAGGAGAAAAGCTTCTCGTTTTCGATTACATGCCGAACGGGAGTCTTGCAGCGTTCCTGCACG CTCGTGGCCCGGACACATCCATTGATTGGCCGACGAGGATGAAGATTGCTCAGGGTATGACTCGTGGCCTGTGTCACCTTCACGCGCACGAGAACAGTATTCATGGAAACCTAACATCCAGCAACATTCTACTTGATGAGTACATAAATGCTAAGATTGCAGATTTTGGCTTGTCAAGGTTGATGACAGCAGCCGCAAGCTCAAATGTGATAGCAACAGCAGGGGCACTCGGGTATCGAGCACCAGAGCTCTCAAAGCTGAAGAAAGCAAATACGAAAACCGACATTTACAGCCTTGGAGTAATCATATTGGAACTCTTGACAGGGAAGTCCCCGGGTGAAGCCATGAACGGTGTCGATTTGCCACAATGGGTTGCATCAATAGTCAAAGAGGAGTGGACTAATGAAGTTTTCGATTTGGAGTTGATGAGGGATGCATCTAGCATTGGAGATGAATTACTAAACACTCTGAAACTCGCTTTGCATTGTGTCGATCCTTCACCGTCGGCAAGACCGGAAGTTCAACAAGTTCTGCAACAACTGGAGGAGATTAGGCCAGAAACCACTCCCAGTTCTGGGGATGATGGAgcaggaggaggaggaggaggaggaggaggaggtccCCCTTCAACAAGCGAGTGA
- the LOC111797661 gene encoding sorting nexin 2B-like yields the protein MMSYGDKEEEVDLHSSHEEMESLVLDDPPDGQSHGRNGQLSRPVMINYDPLLSSSPSYADRQSPDSPFDSFLEPPSYAEAIFTSFDSSSNGRDGSPDFSSTSNALSSEFLSISVSDPQRMDELNNSLVPGGSGYYTYLITTTTNLPEYGGPGSEFGVRRRFKDVVALSDRLLESYRGFFIPTRPDKNVVESQMMQKQEFVEQRRVALEKYLRKLALHPVIRKSEELRMFLEAKGSLPLVRSTDVASRMLDGAVKLPRQLFGEPAAAVDLQEVVKPAKGGRDLLRIFKELKQSMTNDWVGSKPMVVEEDKKFLEKKGKLMDIEQQLGEVSQQAESLVKAQQDIGETMGELGLAFVKLSKFETEEAMLESQRVRAADMKNLATVAVKASRLYRELNSQTVKHLDKLHDYLGVMLAVNGAFSDRVSALLTVQTLSSDLSSLHTRIERLEAASSKIFGGDRSRLRKIEELKDTLRITEDAKTRAVTEYDRIKENNRSELERLDREMQEDFTHMLKGFVLNQVGYAEKMANVWESLAEETRDYQKDHS from the exons ATGATGAGCTATGGAGataaggaggaggaggtggacCTGCACTCGTCTCATGAAGAAATGGAGAGTTTGGTTCTTGACGATCCTCCCGACGGGCAATCTCATGGTAGGAACGGTCAATTGAGTCGGCCGGTGATGATTAATTATGATCCCTTGCTTTCGTCGTCGCCGTCTTATGCAGACCGTCAAAGCCCTGATTCGCCTTTCGATTCGTTTCTTGAACCTCCTTCTTATGCAGAGGCGATTTTCACGTCTTTTGATTCATCATCTAATGGCCGCGATGGAAGCCCTGACTTCTCTTCCACATCCAACGCTTTGAGCTCTGAGTTCTTGAGTATTTCGGTTTCGGATCCGCAGAGAATGGATGAGCTAAACAATTCGTTG GTCCCCGGTGGAAGTGGTTACTACACATATCTGATTACGACGACAACGAATCTACCTGAGTACGGAGGGCCTGGGTCCGAATTTGGTGTTCGAAGGCGGTTCAAGGATGTTGTAGCATTGTCCGATCGATTGCTGGAGTCGTACCGTGGGTTTTTCATACCGACGAGGCCCGACAAGAACGTGGTGGAGAGCCAAATGATGCAAAAGCAGGAGTTTGTGGAGCAGAGGAGGGTTGCATTAGAAAAGTATTTGAGGAAATTAGCATTGCATCCAGTAATTAGGAAAAGTGAGGAGTTGAGAATGTTTCTGGAGGCAAAGGGGTCGTTGCCATTAGTTAGAAGCACTGATGTAGCTTCAAGGATGCTTGATGGAGCGGTGAAGCTGCCGAGGCAGCTGTTTGGGGAACCAGCGGCGGCGGTTGATTTGCAGGAGGTGGTAAAACCTGCAAAAGGGGGCAGAGATTTGTTGAGAATCTTCAAGGAGTTGAAGCAATCAATGACAAAcgattgggttgggtcaaagcCGATGGTAGTGGAAGAAGATAAGAAGTTCTTAGAGAAGAAAGGGAAATTAATGGACATTGAACAGCAACTTGGCGAGGTCTCTCAACAG GCTGAATCACTGGTGAAAGCTCAGCAAGACATTGGAGAGACAATGGGAGAACTGGGATTAGCATTTGTGAAGCTGTCCAAATTTGAGACTGAAGAAGCTATGCTCGAGTCTCAAAGAGTACGAGCTGCTGACATGAAAAATTTGGCCACTGTTGCTGTTAAAGCCAGCAGATTGTATCGAGAACTAAACTCACAAACAGTGAAGCATTTG GATAAGCTTCACGATTATCTTGGAGTTATGTTAGCTGTCAACGGTGCATTTTCTGACCGAGTAAGCGCTCTACTGACCGTTCAGACCCTTTCATCAGATCTATCTTCGTTACATACGAGAATTGAGAGGCTTGAGGCTGCTTCATCCAAGATATTTGGTGGGGACAGATCCAGGTTGCGGAAAATTGAAGAGTTGAAAGATACTTTGCGTATTACAGAGGATGCTAAGACTCGTGCAGTGACAGAATATGATCGGATCAAG GAAAACAATAGGAGTGAGCTTGAGAGGCTCGATAGGGAGATGCAAGAAGACTTCACACATATGTTGAAAGGCTTTGTCCTTAATCAG GTGGGATATGCAGAGAAAATGGCAAATGTTTGGGAGAGTCTTGCAGAAGAAACTAGAGATTACCAGAAAGATCACAGCTGA